In Bradyrhizobium erythrophlei, a single genomic region encodes these proteins:
- the puuE gene encoding allantoinase PuuE, with product MAGGGYPRDLRGYGRNPPHPHWPGNARIAVQFVLNFEEGGENNILHGDRASEAFLSDVLGAQPWPGQRHANIESMFEYGSRAGFWRLWRIFTERKLPVTVFGVATALKRNPEVVAAMKEADWDIASHSLKWVEHKDMSEAEERVEIADAIRMHTEVTGERPLGWYTGRTSINTVRLVMEAGGFLYSCDSYADDLPYWIKGAAGPHLVIPYSLDLNDMRFVNAQGFGNGEQFFSYLKDSFDVLYAEGETSPRMMSIGLHCRLIGRPGRAAALIRFLDYIASHERVWVPTRLQIAQHWHANLSHLAANAPQVG from the coding sequence ATGGCCGGGGGCGGGTATCCCAGGGACCTCCGTGGCTACGGCCGCAATCCGCCTCATCCGCATTGGCCCGGAAATGCCCGCATTGCCGTGCAGTTCGTGCTGAATTTCGAAGAAGGCGGCGAGAACAACATCCTGCACGGCGATCGAGCTTCGGAGGCGTTTCTGTCGGACGTGCTCGGCGCACAGCCATGGCCGGGGCAACGCCACGCCAACATCGAATCGATGTTCGAATACGGCTCGCGCGCGGGCTTCTGGCGGCTGTGGCGGATTTTCACGGAGCGAAAACTGCCGGTCACGGTGTTCGGCGTGGCCACCGCCTTGAAGCGAAACCCGGAAGTGGTCGCCGCGATGAAGGAGGCGGACTGGGACATTGCCAGCCACAGCCTGAAATGGGTCGAGCACAAGGACATGTCGGAGGCGGAGGAGCGGGTCGAGATCGCCGACGCCATCCGCATGCATACCGAAGTGACCGGGGAGCGTCCGCTCGGCTGGTACACCGGCCGCACCTCGATCAACACCGTTCGCCTGGTGATGGAAGCCGGAGGATTTCTTTATTCCTGTGACTCTTACGCCGACGACCTGCCGTACTGGATCAAGGGCGCGGCCGGACCGCATCTGGTCATTCCCTATAGCCTCGATCTCAACGACATGCGCTTCGTCAACGCGCAGGGCTTCGGCAATGGCGAGCAGTTCTTCTCCTATCTCAAGGACAGTTTCGACGTGCTCTATGCCGAAGGCGAGACCTCGCCGAGAATGATGTCGATCGGCCTGCATTGCCGGCTGATCGGCCGTCCCGGCCGCGCCGCGGCGCTGATCCGGTTTCTCGATTACATCGCAAGCCACGAGCGGGTCTGGGTCCCGACCAGGCTGCAAATCGCCCAGCACTGGCACGCGAATCTTTCCCATCTGGCGGCCAATGCGCCGCAAGTAGGCTAG
- a CDS encoding cysteine hydrolase family protein, with translation MAASKQLTGIVLAEPEPIQLDWSATALVIIDMQRDFMEPGGFGETLGNDVSRLATAVKPIASVLKAARDTGMLVVHTREGHLPDLSDAPPAKVERGAPSLRIGDPGPMGRILIRGEAGHDIIPELYPLKDEVVIDKPGKGAFYATELGDILKKYGVENLLVCGVTTEVCVNTTVREANDRGYRCVVLSDGCASYFPEFHEMGLKMIKAQGGIFGWVADSAAVLQAMKSETSHALAGAAK, from the coding sequence ATGGCGGCTTCAAAGCAACTGACAGGCATCGTGCTCGCCGAACCGGAGCCGATCCAACTCGATTGGTCGGCGACCGCGCTCGTCATCATCGATATGCAGCGCGATTTCATGGAGCCCGGTGGTTTCGGCGAGACGCTCGGTAACGACGTGTCGCGGCTGGCTACCGCCGTCAAGCCGATCGCCTCAGTGCTGAAGGCCGCGCGCGACACGGGGATGCTGGTCGTTCACACCCGCGAAGGCCATTTGCCCGATTTGTCGGATGCGCCGCCGGCAAAGGTGGAGCGTGGCGCGCCGAGTTTGCGGATCGGCGATCCCGGCCCGATGGGACGCATCCTGATCCGCGGCGAGGCGGGGCACGACATCATTCCCGAACTCTATCCGCTCAAGGACGAGGTCGTCATCGACAAGCCTGGCAAGGGCGCGTTCTACGCCACCGAGCTCGGCGATATCCTGAAGAAATACGGCGTCGAAAATCTGCTGGTCTGCGGCGTCACCACAGAAGTCTGCGTCAATACGACCGTTCGCGAAGCAAACGACCGCGGCTATCGATGCGTCGTACTGTCAGACGGATGCGCTTCCTATTTTCCTGAATTCCACGAGATGGGCCTCAAGATGATCAAGGCCCAGGGTGGCATCTTCGGCTGGGTCGCAGACTCGGCTGCGGTTCTTCAAGCGATGAAATCGGAGACTTCACACGCATTAGCAGGGGCAGCAAAATGA
- a CDS encoding TetR/AcrR family transcriptional regulator translates to MPMNSDQTRDRIVAAAARLFYDEGIRAASVDAIAEKAGVTKKTLYYHFRSKDELIAAYLESRDQPTLSLYARWFEETPGSAADKVRGLFAEFARATNTMKWKGCGFLRTAAELASTPGHPALKVGAAHKKRFEAWLAEALARDGAANAQAVARSIVVLLDGAASVMLVHRDPAYVEAAGAVAASLIAPASVKAA, encoded by the coding sequence ATGCCCATGAATTCGGATCAAACGCGCGACCGTATCGTCGCAGCCGCCGCCCGCCTGTTTTACGATGAGGGCATTCGCGCCGCGAGCGTCGATGCCATTGCCGAAAAGGCCGGCGTCACCAAGAAGACGCTGTACTACCACTTCCGCAGCAAGGACGAATTGATCGCCGCCTATCTGGAGTCGCGCGACCAGCCGACGCTCAGTCTTTATGCGCGCTGGTTCGAGGAAACGCCGGGATCCGCTGCCGACAAGGTCCGCGGACTGTTTGCCGAATTCGCGCGCGCGACCAATACGATGAAATGGAAGGGTTGCGGTTTTCTGCGTACCGCTGCCGAGTTGGCGAGTACGCCGGGACATCCGGCGCTCAAGGTCGGCGCCGCGCACAAGAAACGTTTCGAGGCCTGGCTTGCGGAGGCACTCGCCCGCGACGGCGCCGCTAACGCGCAAGCGGTGGCTCGAAGCATCGTCGTGCTACTCGATGGCGCGGCCTCGGTAATGCTCGTTCACCGTGATCCCGCGTATGTGGAAGCCGCAGGCGCGGTCGCCGCTTCGCTGATCGCACCGGCCAGCGTCAAGGCCGCGTGA
- a CDS encoding tripartite tricarboxylate transporter TctB family protein — MSGKFTWKRDYYAGGLMMLLGIGAAVTGSGYKFGSLARMGPGFMPVVLGIVLAFIGILIAGTALLSSEPDDSKFLPDNPQWFGWFCILAGPVLFIVLGYYGGMIPAVFACVFVSALGDKTATYKSSLVLALGVTVFGVLLFHYLLNIPFPLLRGVNL, encoded by the coding sequence TTGTCGGGAAAGTTTACCTGGAAACGGGATTATTATGCCGGCGGCCTGATGATGTTGCTCGGGATCGGCGCGGCGGTGACGGGATCCGGCTACAAATTCGGCAGCCTCGCCAGAATGGGCCCCGGCTTCATGCCGGTCGTGCTCGGCATCGTGCTTGCCTTCATCGGCATCCTGATTGCCGGCACCGCCCTTTTGTCCTCAGAGCCCGACGACAGCAAATTCCTGCCCGACAACCCGCAATGGTTCGGATGGTTCTGCATTCTCGCAGGCCCCGTTCTGTTCATCGTCCTCGGATATTATGGCGGGATGATCCCGGCGGTGTTCGCCTGCGTGTTCGTGAGCGCGCTCGGCGACAAGACGGCGACGTATAAATCGTCACTTGTCCTTGCCCTGGGCGTCACCGTGTTTGGCGTGCTGCTGTTCCACTATCTCCTGAACATTCCCTTCCCGTTGCTGCGCGGAGTGAACCTGTGA
- a CDS encoding DUF3830 family protein, which yields MSQLIVHAGDFTFQARFEEQLAPKTCAAFRKAMPFNSEFVHVRWSGEGVWMPLGDLDFGVGYENHTSYPAPGQMILYPGGISETEILLAYGGVHFASKMGQLAGNHFITLTSGLENLYTLGRTVLYKGAQKVRIEEA from the coding sequence ATGAGCCAACTGATCGTCCACGCCGGAGACTTCACCTTCCAGGCCCGCTTTGAAGAACAGTTGGCGCCCAAAACCTGTGCGGCCTTCCGCAAGGCCATGCCGTTCAACAGCGAATTCGTCCATGTGCGCTGGAGCGGCGAGGGGGTCTGGATGCCGCTCGGCGATCTCGACTTTGGCGTCGGCTATGAGAACCACACGAGCTATCCGGCCCCGGGCCAGATGATCCTTTATCCCGGCGGCATCAGCGAGACCGAGATTTTGCTCGCCTATGGCGGCGTGCATTTTGCCAGCAAAATGGGCCAGCTTGCCGGCAATCACTTCATCACCCTGACGTCGGGTCTTGAGAACCTGTACACGCTCGGCAGGACGGTGCTCTACAAAGGCGCGCAAAAGGTTCGCATCGAGGAAGCCTGA
- a CDS encoding crotonase/enoyl-CoA hydratase family protein — MSELVLCETRNAVAILTLNRPEKLNALNYALVDRIKERLDAIEGDSSVRAVILTGAGERAFSAGADITEFSQTLREGPDAAVRAFVRRGQSMTARIESFPKPVIVAVNGIAFGGGCEITEAAHLAVASEQASFAKPEINIGIPPTFGGTQRLPRLAGRKRALELLLTGDTFSARHALEIGLVNRIVAHEDLLPSALELAGRILRHSPLAAARILTAVTRGLNATIGEGLEIESEQFARMAPTRDTREALDAWLVRRSPNYQAR, encoded by the coding sequence ATGTCGGAATTGGTACTTTGCGAAACCCGCAACGCGGTGGCGATCCTCACACTGAACCGGCCGGAAAAGCTCAACGCGCTGAATTACGCGCTCGTTGACCGGATCAAGGAACGGTTAGATGCAATCGAGGGCGATTCCAGCGTTCGGGCCGTGATCCTGACCGGGGCAGGCGAGCGGGCGTTTTCCGCCGGCGCCGATATCACGGAGTTCTCACAGACGCTGCGGGAGGGGCCGGATGCCGCGGTCAGGGCCTTCGTCCGCAGGGGACAATCGATGACGGCGCGCATCGAATCCTTCCCAAAGCCCGTCATCGTTGCCGTGAATGGAATTGCGTTCGGCGGCGGCTGCGAAATCACCGAAGCCGCGCATCTGGCGGTCGCCAGCGAACAGGCGAGCTTCGCCAAGCCGGAAATCAATATCGGCATTCCGCCGACCTTCGGCGGCACGCAGCGGCTGCCCCGTCTGGCCGGCCGCAAGCGCGCGCTCGAATTGTTGCTGACGGGGGATACCTTTTCGGCCCGGCATGCCCTGGAGATCGGCCTCGTCAACCGCATCGTGGCGCACGAGGACCTTTTGCCGTCAGCGCTGGAACTGGCCGGCCGTATCCTGCGGCATTCGCCGCTGGCGGCTGCGCGCATTCTCACCGCGGTCACACGCGGGTTGAACGCGACGATCGGTGAGGGGCTGGAAATCGAGAGCGAGCAATTCGCGCGCATGGCACCGACCCGTGACACGCGCGAAGCCCTCGATGCCTGGCTCGTTCGGCGTTCGCCGAACTATCAGGCCAGATAG
- a CDS encoding allantoate amidohydrolase, with protein sequence MGATDARNAAKTAPLGEEIVGRINRLAEISETPDNLTRVFLTPQHRTAADLIMSWMREAGMSAKLDAIGNVCGRYEGERPGLPCLMLGSHYDTVRDAGKWDGPLGVITAISCVADLNRRGRRFPFAIEVVAFADEEGVRFASTLLGSRAVAGTFNERVLTSKDSADISMREAMVQFGLDPDHIGAAARVRGELLAYVELHIEQGPVLEAKNLPVGVVSAIAGATRLAARVTGMAGHAGTVPMELRRDALAGAAELISKIEQLCLTDGRGLVGTVGYIHASPGATNVIPGQAHFTIDLRAPTDVHRGRALTDISRNLEAIAKRRNLELRLDVTHENRTVPCAPWLKTQIAEAVAAEGYPVFELPSGAGHDGMAMVDIADVAMVFVRCRGGISHHPDEHVELADADAGARVLLRVIENFRPNS encoded by the coding sequence ATGGGCGCGACCGACGCAAGAAATGCCGCGAAGACCGCGCCGCTCGGCGAGGAAATCGTCGGCCGGATCAATCGGCTGGCGGAGATTTCGGAGACGCCCGACAATCTGACGCGCGTTTTCCTCACGCCGCAGCATCGCACCGCGGCCGATCTGATCATGAGCTGGATGCGCGAAGCCGGCATGAGCGCCAAACTCGACGCGATCGGCAATGTTTGCGGCCGCTACGAAGGCGAACGGCCGGGCCTGCCATGCCTGATGCTGGGTTCGCACTACGATACGGTACGTGACGCCGGCAAATGGGATGGCCCGCTCGGCGTGATCACGGCGATTTCCTGCGTCGCGGATTTGAACAGGCGCGGCCGCCGCTTTCCGTTTGCGATCGAAGTCGTCGCCTTTGCCGACGAGGAGGGGGTTCGCTTCGCTTCGACCTTGCTTGGCAGCCGCGCGGTGGCGGGGACCTTCAACGAGCGTGTGCTGACTTCAAAGGACAGCGCCGATATTTCGATGCGCGAGGCGATGGTCCAGTTCGGCCTCGATCCGGATCATATCGGCGCGGCGGCCAGGGTTCGTGGTGAACTGCTCGCCTATGTCGAGCTGCACATCGAGCAGGGGCCGGTACTCGAAGCCAAGAACTTGCCGGTCGGTGTCGTCAGCGCGATTGCCGGCGCGACGCGGCTCGCCGCACGCGTGACCGGCATGGCCGGTCACGCCGGGACGGTGCCGATGGAGCTGAGGCGCGACGCGCTGGCCGGTGCCGCCGAACTCATCTCCAAGATTGAACAGCTATGCCTGACCGACGGGCGCGGACTGGTCGGCACCGTCGGCTATATCCATGCTTCGCCCGGAGCGACCAATGTCATTCCCGGACAGGCCCATTTTACGATCGATCTGCGCGCGCCGACGGACGTGCATCGCGGTCGCGCGCTGACCGATATCTCCCGGAACCTCGAAGCGATCGCCAAGCGCCGAAATCTTGAACTGCGGCTGGACGTGACGCACGAGAACCGCACCGTGCCCTGCGCGCCATGGCTGAAGACGCAGATTGCGGAGGCGGTCGCCGCCGAAGGCTATCCCGTCTTTGAGCTTCCAAGCGGCGCGGGCCACGACGGCATGGCGATGGTCGACATTGCCGACGTCGCCATGGTGTTCGTGCGCTGCCGCGGCGGCATCAGCCACCATCCCGACGAACATGTTGAGCTGGCCGATGCCGACGCCGGCGCGCGGGTGTTGCTGCGCGTGATCGAGAATTTTCGCCCCAACAGCTAG
- a CDS encoding regulator: MSTSILSGKSDFKPALWTPGDWNAFFGFGTNILVNMLVLTGLLRFVLKMPDSLVFGRILPALGLMMCLSTFYYAFLAYRLAQKTGRSDVCALPSGVSVPHMFIVTFVIMLPITLKTGDPLKGWSAGLVWVFFQSFILMIGGFIAPYIRKITPRAALLGTLAGVSVTFISMRPALEMYMTPQIGLICFAIILVSWFGGVKYLKGIPAGLVAIAAGMLIAWGSNLFGLGIGGMSVKGLGDAFASFGFSVPLPAVGQVFSGFEFLGIILVTAIPFGIYDLVEAMDNVESAEAAGDEYPTTRVLTADGVVSLIGCLMGNPFINAVYIGHPGWKAMGGRIGYSAATGLMVVVLSWFGIISVMLALVPVVAISPILLYIGMLIGAQAFQTTPIKHAPAVVVALTPHLAAWAKLQVDTMLGATVTAAQTVGGLAGDKVGDVKAAALASLPQQGVLYHGLEVMGGGSIIAGLILGAIAVFIIERDFVKASAFSFAGAVLTYFGFMHGEAVGVGGGFGVTPSVALAYAVIAAGFFAVGKYGSSSVSYMPQHDIPMAAPAE, translated from the coding sequence ATGAGTACGAGCATTCTTTCAGGAAAGAGCGACTTCAAGCCGGCATTATGGACTCCCGGCGACTGGAACGCCTTCTTCGGTTTCGGCACCAACATTCTGGTCAACATGCTCGTGCTCACGGGGCTGTTGCGCTTTGTGCTGAAGATGCCGGATTCGCTGGTGTTCGGCCGTATCCTTCCGGCACTCGGCCTGATGATGTGCCTGTCGACCTTCTATTACGCTTTCCTCGCCTACCGCCTGGCGCAGAAGACCGGACGCTCCGACGTCTGCGCGCTGCCCTCCGGCGTCAGCGTACCGCACATGTTCATTGTGACCTTCGTGATCATGCTGCCGATCACGTTGAAGACCGGCGATCCGCTGAAAGGCTGGTCGGCAGGTCTGGTATGGGTGTTCTTCCAAAGCTTCATCCTGATGATCGGCGGCTTCATTGCCCCCTACATCCGCAAGATCACGCCGCGCGCGGCGCTGCTCGGCACGCTGGCCGGCGTGTCCGTGACCTTCATTTCGATGCGGCCGGCGCTTGAGATGTACATGACGCCGCAGATCGGTCTGATTTGTTTCGCGATCATTCTCGTGAGCTGGTTCGGCGGCGTGAAATACCTCAAGGGCATTCCGGCCGGACTGGTCGCGATTGCCGCCGGCATGCTGATTGCCTGGGGATCGAACCTCTTCGGTCTGGGAATTGGCGGGATGAGCGTCAAAGGCCTCGGCGATGCCTTTGCCAGTTTCGGCTTCTCGGTGCCGCTGCCCGCGGTCGGCCAGGTATTTTCCGGGTTCGAATTCCTCGGCATCATCCTGGTGACGGCTATTCCCTTCGGCATCTACGATCTCGTGGAGGCCATGGACAACGTCGAAAGCGCCGAAGCCGCGGGCGACGAATATCCGACCACGCGCGTTCTCACCGCCGACGGCGTCGTCAGCCTGATCGGTTGCCTGATGGGCAACCCCTTCATCAACGCCGTCTATATCGGCCATCCCGGCTGGAAGGCGATGGGAGGCAGGATCGGCTATTCGGCCGCGACCGGCCTCATGGTGGTCGTTCTGTCGTGGTTCGGCATCATCTCGGTGATGTTGGCGCTCGTTCCCGTGGTCGCGATTTCGCCGATCCTGCTCTACATCGGCATGCTGATCGGGGCGCAGGCGTTCCAGACCACGCCGATCAAGCATGCGCCCGCGGTCGTGGTGGCGCTGACGCCGCATCTGGCCGCGTGGGCCAAGCTTCAGGTCGATACCATGCTGGGGGCGACCGTCACGGCAGCCCAGACGGTCGGCGGGCTGGCCGGCGACAAGGTCGGCGACGTCAAGGCGGCAGCACTCGCATCATTGCCGCAACAGGGCGTGCTCTATCATGGGCTGGAGGTGATGGGCGGCGGCTCGATCATCGCAGGCCTGATCCTGGGTGCGATCGCCGTGTTCATCATCGAGCGCGATTTCGTGAAGGCCTCTGCCTTCTCGTTCGCAGGCGCGGTGCTGACCTACTTCGGCTTCATGCATGGCGAAGCGGTCGGCGTCGGCGGTGGTTTCGGTGTCACACCCAGCGTGGCACTGGCCTATGCGGTGATTGCCGCCGGCTTCTTCGCGGTCGGAAAATACGGCAGCAGCAGCGTTTCGTATATGCCGCAGCATGATATCCCAATGGCAGCGCCCGCGGAGTAA
- a CDS encoding dicarboxylate/amino acid:cation symporter: MATITTAAPVARKPIYTSLFAQVLMALVLGIVLGMATPDFAISLKILSDAFLKLITMIVAPIVFCVVVHGIAGAGDLKKVGRVGVKALIYFETMTTVALVVGLLLAFIFGPGHGMNIDTSHLDANALGSYADRAKNLKGEGIGSFLLNIIPTTSFDALSRNDVLQVLFFAIIFGVSLALVGGEKGEKVASMVDAVSTVLFRAMGLIVRVAPLGVLGAVAYTVGKYGVGSLKQLVSLVALFYVSVAIFVLGVLGAVMAFCGLNIFKFLSYLREELTIVLATASSDAVLPQIMRKLERLGVKDSVVGLVIPTGYSFNLDAFSIYLTLAVVFIAQATNVPLSFGDLMLVLGISLVTSKGAHGVPGSAIVILAATLNAVPSIPAIGLVLVLSVDWFIGMARALGNLIGNCVATVVVAAWEGDLDYAKAHQVLDGAEVVDVTAG; the protein is encoded by the coding sequence ATGGCCACAATCACAACCGCGGCGCCGGTCGCGCGAAAGCCGATCTACACCTCGTTATTCGCGCAAGTCCTGATGGCCCTTGTCCTGGGCATCGTTCTGGGGATGGCGACGCCCGATTTCGCCATCAGCCTGAAGATCCTGAGCGACGCCTTCCTCAAACTGATCACCATGATCGTTGCGCCGATCGTGTTCTGCGTCGTCGTTCACGGCATCGCGGGCGCAGGCGACCTCAAGAAGGTCGGTCGGGTCGGCGTCAAGGCGCTGATCTATTTCGAGACGATGACGACGGTAGCGCTGGTCGTCGGCCTGCTGCTCGCCTTTATCTTCGGGCCCGGCCACGGCATGAACATTGATACCTCGCACCTCGATGCCAATGCGCTCGGCAGCTATGCCGACAGGGCGAAAAACCTCAAAGGCGAAGGCATCGGCTCCTTCCTCCTGAATATCATCCCGACGACCTCCTTCGATGCGCTGTCGCGCAACGACGTGTTGCAGGTGCTGTTCTTCGCGATCATCTTCGGCGTCAGCCTCGCGCTGGTCGGCGGTGAAAAAGGCGAGAAGGTCGCCTCCATGGTCGACGCGGTCTCGACGGTGCTGTTCCGCGCGATGGGACTGATCGTCCGCGTCGCGCCGCTCGGCGTGCTCGGCGCGGTCGCCTACACCGTCGGCAAATACGGTGTCGGCTCGCTCAAGCAGCTCGTCTCGCTGGTCGCCTTGTTCTACGTCTCCGTCGCCATCTTCGTTCTCGGCGTGCTCGGCGCCGTGATGGCGTTTTGCGGGCTGAACATTTTCAAGTTCTTAAGTTACCTGCGGGAGGAGCTGACGATCGTGCTCGCAACCGCGTCATCGGACGCGGTGCTGCCGCAGATCATGCGCAAGCTTGAACGGCTCGGCGTGAAGGATTCCGTGGTCGGACTTGTGATTCCGACCGGCTATTCCTTCAATCTGGACGCGTTCTCGATCTACCTGACGCTGGCCGTGGTCTTCATCGCGCAGGCGACGAACGTCCCGCTGTCCTTCGGCGACCTGATGCTGGTGCTCGGCATCTCGCTGGTCACCTCCAAGGGCGCGCACGGCGTACCGGGTTCGGCGATCGTCATTCTTGCCGCCACGCTGAACGCGGTGCCGAGCATTCCCGCGATCGGGCTGGTGCTGGTGCTTTCCGTCGACTGGTTCATCGGCATGGCGCGTGCGCTCGGCAACCTGATCGGCAATTGTGTCGCCACCGTCGTCGTCGCCGCCTGGGAAGGCGACCTCGACTATGCCAAGGCGCACCAGGTGCTCGACGGGGCGGAAGTCGTGGACGTAACGGCGGGCTAG
- a CDS encoding tripartite tricarboxylate transporter permease — translation MYCFLGVLVGNLVGVLPGMGPVATISILLPLTFGIHPVPAILMLSGVYYGAQYGGAICSILLNLPCHPPHAVTCLDGFPLTKQGKGGTALGITVIASFVGASFGITEMIFLAPFLVKMALEFGPAEVCSLMLVGLLAGSTLAKGSPLKGIAMTVFGLLVGIVGSDIETGQPRFTFGITELFDGIEIVALALGMFGVAEFMNSINNTETVDMRYAKVGLSDMFPSKADLKKAFFPMIRGTLIGSLCALIPGTGPTIASFVSYATEKKISKTPERFGRGAIEGVACPEASTHSSVQGDFIPTMSLGIPGDTVMALLLGALIIHGIVPGPQLITQHADIFWGLIASFWIGNILLVVLNVPMIGLWVKLLSIPYRYLYPSAMFFVCIGVYAASNDMFQVGETLVIGIVGYILLRLDFHPAPILLGFVLGPRFEENFRRSLLISRGDLMTFIERPISAFFLLICVVLLAAQIYVWLRKPKIVQDEKAIEAQVPATPYSSLAE, via the coding sequence ATGTATTGTTTCCTCGGCGTGCTGGTCGGCAATCTGGTCGGCGTGCTGCCGGGCATGGGCCCGGTCGCCACCATCTCGATCCTGCTGCCGCTTACCTTTGGCATCCATCCGGTCCCGGCGATCCTGATGCTGTCGGGTGTGTATTACGGCGCCCAATATGGCGGAGCGATCTGTTCGATCCTGCTCAACCTGCCATGTCATCCGCCACACGCCGTCACCTGTCTGGACGGCTTTCCGCTGACCAAACAAGGCAAAGGCGGCACCGCGCTCGGCATCACCGTCATCGCCTCCTTTGTCGGCGCTTCCTTCGGCATCACCGAGATGATTTTCCTGGCGCCGTTTTTGGTGAAGATGGCGCTGGAATTCGGCCCGGCCGAAGTGTGCTCGCTGATGCTGGTGGGCCTGCTCGCAGGGTCGACGCTCGCCAAGGGCTCCCCGCTCAAGGGTATCGCCATGACGGTGTTCGGCCTCTTGGTCGGCATCGTCGGGTCCGATATCGAGACCGGCCAGCCGCGCTTCACCTTCGGCATCACTGAACTGTTCGACGGCATCGAGATCGTTGCGCTCGCGCTCGGCATGTTCGGCGTCGCCGAGTTCATGAACAGCATCAACAACACCGAAACCGTGGACATGCGCTACGCCAAGGTCGGCCTTTCCGACATGTTCCCGTCGAAGGCCGACCTCAAGAAGGCGTTCTTCCCGATGATCCGCGGCACGCTGATCGGCAGCCTTTGCGCGCTGATCCCGGGCACGGGGCCGACGATTGCCTCGTTCGTCTCCTACGCCACCGAAAAGAAGATCTCGAAGACACCGGAGCGCTTCGGACGCGGCGCGATCGAAGGCGTCGCCTGCCCCGAAGCTTCGACGCATTCCTCGGTGCAGGGTGACTTCATTCCGACCATGAGTCTCGGCATCCCCGGCGACACCGTGATGGCGCTGCTGTTGGGCGCACTGATCATTCACGGCATCGTGCCGGGACCGCAGCTCATCACCCAGCACGCCGACATCTTCTGGGGCCTGATCGCGAGCTTCTGGATCGGCAACATCCTGCTGGTTGTTCTCAACGTGCCGATGATCGGCCTGTGGGTGAAGCTGCTCAGCATTCCCTACCGTTACCTCTATCCGAGCGCGATGTTCTTCGTCTGCATCGGCGTCTATGCCGCCAGCAACGACATGTTCCAGGTCGGCGAGACGCTGGTGATCGGTATTGTCGGATACATCCTGCTGCGGCTGGATTTCCACCCCGCTCCGATCCTGCTCGGCTTCGTGCTGGGGCCGCGGTTCGAGGAAAACTTCCGCCGCAGTCTTTTGATCTCGCGCGGCGATCTGATGACCTTCATCGAGCGCCCGATCAGCGCGTTCTTCCTCTTGATATGCGTCGTGCTGCTCGCCGCCCAGATCTACGTCTGGCTGCGCAAGCCGAAAATCGTGCAGGACGAAAAGGCGATCGAGGCCCAGGTACCGGCGACGCCCTATTCCAGTCTCGCGGAGTGA